In a single window of the Chitinophagales bacterium genome:
- a CDS encoding ATP-binding protein encodes MIKKLTNPFVLHGFKGKKYFCNRESELKLLREHVLNNRNFTLFGWRRLGKTVLLYALADILEKKHQVQTVMIDISACRSQQEMTLKAVDVVYEKFGAGRKGIRLGFQKLIASLGIKMGFDPHSGMPEFSLGYNTDRPDNKLHSLQAVASFLEEQDQPVLLVFDEFQQINHFRESNTEAELRGLTQKFPSLHFAFCGSHKGIIQSMFSSYQRPFYKSTQLLDIKTIDESVYVKFILKKFSEHGKSISETLASEIYSWCNGETYSIQVICNRLFFRHDKPENEDFINITKELMQEQKRAYTEWLNLLSHAQVQLLKAIAREEPAENITGKSFIMKYSLGVASSVQSAIKSLLDKEIVFKEDGQYRIHDVLFQKWLRTL; translated from the coding sequence ATGATAAAAAAATTAACAAACCCTTTTGTTTTACATGGGTTTAAAGGAAAAAAATATTTCTGCAACAGGGAAAGCGAATTAAAACTTTTGCGCGAACATGTTTTAAACAACAGGAATTTCACGCTTTTTGGGTGGAGGAGACTGGGAAAAACAGTTTTGCTTTACGCACTCGCAGATATACTTGAAAAGAAACACCAGGTACAAACAGTCATGATTGATATTTCTGCCTGTAGATCACAGCAGGAAATGACATTAAAAGCAGTAGATGTTGTGTATGAAAAATTCGGTGCTGGCCGGAAAGGAATAAGGCTTGGTTTTCAGAAGCTGATAGCAAGCCTTGGCATCAAAATGGGCTTTGACCCTCACTCAGGAATGCCTGAGTTTTCATTAGGGTATAACACTGACAGACCTGATAACAAACTACATTCTTTACAGGCGGTAGCTTCATTTTTGGAAGAGCAGGATCAGCCTGTATTGCTTGTATTTGATGAATTTCAGCAAATAAATCATTTCAGGGAAAGCAATACTGAGGCAGAACTTCGTGGCCTTACTCAAAAATTTCCCTCGCTTCATTTTGCATTCTGTGGGAGCCACAAAGGGATAATACAATCTATGTTTAGCTCCTATCAACGCCCTTTTTATAAAAGCACACAATTGTTGGATATCAAAACAATTGACGAGTCTGTATATGTGAAATTTATATTAAAAAAGTTCAGTGAACATGGTAAATCTATTTCTGAGACACTGGCAAGTGAAATCTACAGCTGGTGCAATGGAGAGACGTATAGTATTCAAGTTATTTGCAACAGGTTGTTTTTCCGGCATGATAAACCTGAAAATGAAGATTTTATTAATATTACCAAAGAGCTTATGCAGGAGCAAAAACGGGCATATACCGAATGGCTTAATCTCTTGTCTCATGCACAGGTGCAATTATTGAAAGCAATCGCAAGAGAGGAGCCTGCTGAAAATATTACCGGAAAATCCTTTATCATGAAATATAGCCTGGGTGTGGCAAGTTCAGTTCAGTCAGCAATAAAAAGTTTACTTGATAAAGAAATCGTGTTCAAGGAAGATGGGCAATATCGCATTCATGATGTTTTATTCCAGAAATGGCTTAGGACACTATAG
- a CDS encoding isoaspartyl peptidase/L-asparaginase: MNPISIAIHGGAGNISKNQLSESREKAATELLRKTLSSTYQMLRKNATAIEVVEHAVMLLEDDPLFNAGKGSVFNHLGKQEMDAAIMDGRNLEAGAVANVKNVKNPIALARLVMDKSEHVLLAGAGAEDFARLVNCPFEADSYFFDQLRYDQLQNIKDSDKSALDHSVNTDEKYGTVGAVAFDAYGNLAAATSTGGMTNKKYGRIGDSPLIGAGTYANNKTCAVSCTGSGEYFIRSMAAIRLSCLMEYKGLDLQAASKEVIEKTIAGLGGSGGLIAVDTKGNIAMPFNTTAMYRGAVDGFGGEVVGVF; encoded by the coding sequence ATGAATCCAATTTCAATAGCCATACATGGTGGTGCTGGGAATATTTCCAAAAACCAGCTCAGTGAAAGCCGGGAAAAAGCAGCTACTGAACTGCTTCGGAAAACGCTCTCCTCAACCTACCAAATGCTGCGCAAAAATGCCACTGCCATAGAAGTGGTTGAACATGCGGTAATGTTGCTGGAAGACGATCCGCTTTTCAATGCGGGAAAAGGATCGGTATTCAACCACCTGGGAAAGCAGGAAATGGATGCCGCCATAATGGACGGCAGAAACCTGGAAGCTGGCGCGGTGGCAAACGTGAAAAATGTGAAAAACCCCATTGCGCTGGCAAGGCTGGTAATGGACAAATCAGAGCATGTGCTGCTGGCCGGAGCTGGTGCCGAGGATTTTGCCCGCCTGGTGAATTGCCCATTTGAAGCCGACAGTTACTTCTTTGACCAATTGCGCTATGACCAATTGCAAAACATAAAAGACAGCGACAAAAGCGCTTTGGACCACTCCGTAAATACCGATGAAAAGTACGGCACAGTTGGAGCTGTGGCCTTTGATGCTTATGGCAACCTGGCTGCTGCCACTTCCACCGGAGGCATGACCAACAAAAAATACGGCAGGATTGGCGATTCTCCCTTGATTGGAGCCGGTACTTATGCCAACAACAAAACATGTGCGGTTTCCTGCACCGGAAGCGGGGAATATTTTATCCGCAGCATGGCCGCAATAAGACTTTCCTGCCTGATGGAATACAAAGGGCTGGACCTGCAAGCTGCTTCGAAAGAAGTAATTGAAAAAACTATTGCGGGTTTAGGCGGCAGTGGCGGCTTAATTGCAGTTGACACAAAAGGCAATATTGCAATGCCTTTCAATACTACGGCCATGTACAGGGGGGCTGTGGATGGCTTTGGTGGAGAAGTGGTGGGGGTGTTTTGA
- a CDS encoding DUF433 domain-containing protein → MNDLLKRITIVPDLCNGKPSIRGMRITVETVLQYLSAGVSPEDILKAYPFLEKEDIQACIAFALKGLLLQKNEIQLVA, encoded by the coding sequence ATGAATGATCTATTAAAACGCATTACAATAGTACCAGACCTTTGCAACGGTAAACCAAGCATCAGAGGCATGAGAATTACCGTTGAAACTGTTTTGCAATATCTTTCAGCCGGTGTTAGCCCTGAGGATATTTTAAAAGCATATCCATTTCTTGAAAAAGAAGACATACAAGCATGTATAGCTTTTGCCTTAAAGGGTTTATTACTTCAGAAAAATGAAATTCAACTGGTAGCTTAA
- a CDS encoding ATP-binding protein: MQENQHIEYKLNWRDEYLKTLCGFANAEGGELLIGVDDNGVSTGIIDSRKLLEALPNKILQKLGIHALVHQIEKDGENILSIIVDRYDVPISFNGKYYIRTGSTTQELKDKELTRFLLKKSKMSWEGITEDKANLDDISEDTLAKFKKLAKKRVPGIENEDTHSVLKKLHLIDTEGHLKRAAILLFGNDPLKYYHSAYFKIGKFMSDTDLVTDDVIEGNLFDQLDLILEVLRVKYLRLMVKGYKDWKRIEEYEYPEDAMREAVINALIHKDYTGSHTQMKIYPDKIMLWNPGTLLEGITIKQLRASHQSVLRNELICNAFYKASLIESWGRGTVQITENCLEAGLPEPEFREAFGGFEVIFYQDKYTEKYLKDLGLNERQVKAVNHIKNIGKITNKTYQEINSVSNKTAYMELAEIVDLQILKVQGKGRSISYTLKL; this comes from the coding sequence ATGCAGGAGAACCAACATATAGAATATAAATTGAACTGGAGGGATGAGTACCTTAAAACACTCTGTGGCTTCGCCAATGCAGAAGGCGGGGAGTTATTGATAGGTGTGGACGATAATGGGGTTTCTACTGGCATAATCGACAGCAGGAAATTGCTGGAAGCCTTGCCCAATAAAATTTTGCAAAAATTGGGCATTCACGCTCTTGTACATCAAATTGAAAAAGATGGGGAAAACATTTTAAGCATTATCGTTGACAGGTATGATGTTCCAATTTCCTTTAATGGCAAATACTACATCCGCACAGGAAGTACTACTCAAGAATTGAAAGACAAAGAGCTTACCCGTTTTTTGCTGAAAAAAAGCAAAATGTCCTGGGAAGGAATTACCGAGGACAAGGCCAATTTAGACGATATAAGTGAAGATACCCTTGCAAAATTTAAAAAGCTGGCGAAAAAGCGTGTGCCGGGCATTGAAAATGAGGACACGCACTCCGTGCTGAAAAAGTTACATCTGATTGATACGGAAGGTCATTTAAAACGGGCTGCCATCCTTCTTTTCGGCAATGATCCTTTGAAATATTACCACAGTGCCTACTTCAAAATAGGCAAATTTATGAGCGATACCGATTTGGTTACGGATGACGTAATTGAAGGAAACTTATTTGACCAACTGGATTTGATACTTGAAGTACTGCGGGTAAAATACCTGAGATTAATGGTTAAGGGATATAAAGACTGGAAAAGGATTGAAGAATATGAGTATCCCGAAGACGCCATGCGCGAGGCGGTCATCAATGCCCTAATCCACAAGGATTACACGGGCAGCCATACACAGATGAAGATTTACCCAGACAAGATTATGCTCTGGAATCCCGGCACACTCCTTGAAGGTATCACTATCAAGCAGCTAAGGGCATCGCACCAGTCTGTGTTGCGAAATGAATTGATCTGCAATGCGTTTTATAAGGCGAGTTTGATTGAAAGCTGGGGAAGGGGTACGGTTCAGATTACTGAGAATTGTCTGGAAGCGGGATTGCCCGAACCGGAATTTCGAGAAGCGTTTGGTGGATTTGAAGTGATTTTTTATCAGGACAAATACACAGAGAAGTACCTGAAAGATTTGGGATTAAATGAAAGGCAGGTTAAGGCGGTTAATCACATAAAAAACATTGGAAAAATTACCAATAAAACATACCAGGAAATCAATTCAGTATCCAATAAAACGGCCTACATGGAATTAGCTGAAATTGTTGATCTACAAATTCTAAAAGTCCAGGGAAAAGGGAGGTCTATTTCCTATACCCTTAAATTGTAG
- a CDS encoding nucleotidyltransferase family protein, producing MSGILEQIKNTLAAHLPDLKKRYPIGRLTLFGSVTRKDFDPDRSDIDILVEFNGDIGWEFFDLHEELEKILNRKVDLVSKRALKPHYLEHIKKDLVDVL from the coding sequence ATGAGCGGCATACTGGAACAAATAAAAAATACACTTGCAGCCCATCTACCCGACTTGAAAAAACGCTACCCCATTGGGCGGCTGACTTTATTTGGCTCAGTTACCCGAAAAGATTTTGACCCTGATAGAAGCGATATAGATATTCTGGTAGAGTTCAATGGCGATATCGGCTGGGAATTTTTTGATCTTCATGAGGAACTGGAAAAAATATTAAACAGAAAAGTGGATTTGGTATCAAAGCGTGCTTTAAAACCCCATTATTTGGAGCATATCAAAAAGGATTTGGTTGATGTCTTATAG
- a CDS encoding nucleotidyltransferase domain-containing protein has translation MNGILEQIKKTLAAHLPDLQKRYPIERLALFGSLTRDDFEEGKSDVDILVELNGDMDWNYFDLVWELNKLFPELKVDVVSQNAIQPHYWEYIEEDLQYV, from the coding sequence ATGAACGGCATACTTGAACAAATAAAAAAAACACTTGCTGCCCATCTGCCCGATTTGCAGAAGCGCTATCCCATAGAGCGGCTGGCACTTTTCGGTTCACTTACGCGGGATGATTTTGAAGAAGGGAAAAGCGATGTTGATATTCTAGTGGAATTAAACGGGGATATGGATTGGAATTACTTTGATCTCGTGTGGGAATTGAATAAGCTGTTTCCCGAACTTAAGGTGGATGTAGTAAGCCAAAACGCCATACAACCGCATTATTGGGAATATATTGAGGAGGATCTGCAATATGTCTAA
- a CDS encoding YqgE/AlgH family protein, which yields MENKDYSKGNLLVAEPFLQDPNFKRSVTLICEHSPEEGSAGLVLGKKMNMTLGDAIPDLKKHKYPLYLGGPVANDTLHFLHNFGEELDGSNEVCEGLWWGGNFERLKIMIDLGAVSPDDIRFFIGYSGWAPGQLEMEMQEESWFTHPARAEHIFKKQSTDSLWEQILLEKGGQYKQMINYPEDPQLN from the coding sequence ATGGAAAATAAAGATTACAGCAAAGGAAACCTACTGGTTGCAGAGCCTTTTTTACAGGATCCCAATTTCAAGCGCAGCGTGACATTGATCTGTGAACACAGTCCAGAGGAAGGCAGTGCCGGACTGGTATTGGGAAAAAAAATGAACATGACCCTGGGAGATGCCATTCCCGATCTGAAAAAACATAAATACCCACTTTACCTCGGTGGCCCTGTTGCCAATGACACTTTGCATTTTCTGCACAATTTTGGCGAAGAGCTGGATGGCAGCAATGAAGTGTGTGAAGGACTGTGGTGGGGCGGCAATTTCGAGCGCTTGAAAATCATGATCGATCTTGGTGCTGTATCCCCTGATGATATCCGTTTTTTCATTGGTTATAGTGGATGGGCGCCCGGGCAACTGGAAATGGAAATGCAGGAAGAATCCTGGTTTACCCACCCTGCTCGTGCCGAACATATTTTCAAAAAACAATCTACAGACTCACTCTGGGAACAAATATTGCTTGAAAAGGGCGGGCAATACAAGCAGATGATCAATTACCCGGAAGACCCGCAGTTGAATTGA
- a CDS encoding DUF2283 domain-containing protein has product MQIKYNKENDIVYIQLSEAPIAESDEDKKGVIIDYADDGSIVGIEILNASKNLNDPSDIKYVAA; this is encoded by the coding sequence ATGCAAATTAAATATAACAAGGAAAACGACATTGTTTATATTCAACTCAGTGAAGCACCCATTGCCGAAAGTGACGAAGACAAAAAAGGCGTCATTATAGATTATGCTGATGACGGAAGTATTGTAGGAATTGAAATTTTAAATGCTTCAAAAAATTTAAATGATCCTTCGGATATAAAGTATGTAGCCGCCTGA
- a CDS encoding DEAD/DEAH box helicase: MTSFKSLGLKPEIVQAVEALGFEKPSEIQEKAIPPLLEKPQDLVGLAQTGTGKTAAFGLPLAHLLDFSKKQVQAVIICPTRELCNQIHADFKDFLKFIPKAKTVAIYGGASFGGQLKELDQKPQIIVATPGRLMDMMRRKKIDLSKVQYCVLDEADEMLNMGFKEDIDSILADTNADKKVWLFSATMPPEIARISKTYMHNPVEVTAGTKNSSAENLEHHYFIVDGRQRFAVLKRTLDFWPDMYGLVFCQTRRQVIEVAEKLAKSGYPVDALHGELSQPQRDAVMKKFREKSISVLVATDVAARGIDVDDITHVIHFNLPNEIENYTHRSGRTARAGKSGISIALITPAEQRKIKDIERKIGKKMEHSQVPAGDEVVKNQLAGYLKELIEAPVDNKSFTEWRAMAEKELAAISKEELIEKILALKLKDIVTEHSNAPDLNRKAGRGSRDGGSSYGSDRDKFATLFINLGEMDKLDKGGMLRFICENSNAEGSAVGKIDVKREFSFVDVQKELADDIIGQLRGAKMKNRPVKVEVAERSQSRGGGNRNSGGGRNKRKGFKKKSFNKSEGFERKRKRKYTK, encoded by the coding sequence ATGACATCATTCAAATCGCTTGGATTAAAACCCGAAATAGTTCAAGCCGTAGAAGCCCTCGGATTCGAAAAACCTTCTGAAATCCAGGAAAAAGCCATTCCTCCCCTTCTTGAAAAACCACAAGACCTCGTAGGACTGGCACAAACCGGCACCGGAAAAACAGCAGCTTTCGGCCTGCCACTGGCGCATTTGCTGGATTTTAGCAAAAAACAAGTACAGGCAGTTATAATTTGCCCCACACGCGAACTTTGCAATCAGATACACGCTGATTTTAAGGATTTTCTGAAATTCATTCCCAAAGCCAAAACAGTAGCCATTTATGGCGGAGCCAGTTTTGGGGGACAATTGAAAGAACTCGATCAGAAACCACAGATCATTGTGGCCACCCCTGGTCGCCTGATGGATATGATGAGGCGCAAAAAAATAGACCTGAGCAAAGTGCAATACTGTGTGCTTGACGAAGCCGATGAAATGCTCAATATGGGCTTTAAGGAAGATATTGACAGTATTTTGGCTGATACCAATGCCGACAAAAAAGTGTGGTTGTTTTCTGCCACCATGCCACCTGAAATCGCCCGTATCAGTAAGACTTATATGCACAATCCGGTGGAAGTAACTGCCGGAACAAAAAACTCAAGTGCGGAAAACCTGGAACACCATTACTTTATAGTAGATGGTCGCCAGCGCTTTGCCGTTTTAAAAAGAACACTGGATTTCTGGCCCGATATGTACGGCCTGGTTTTTTGCCAGACCCGCAGGCAGGTCATTGAAGTGGCCGAAAAGTTGGCCAAATCGGGCTATCCGGTAGATGCCCTGCACGGTGAACTTTCGCAGCCGCAAAGAGATGCCGTGATGAAAAAATTCAGGGAAAAATCCATTAGCGTGCTCGTAGCAACCGATGTAGCAGCACGAGGTATTGATGTGGATGATATCACACATGTGATCCACTTCAATTTACCCAATGAAATTGAAAACTATACCCACAGAAGTGGAAGAACAGCACGTGCCGGTAAATCGGGGATTTCCATTGCATTGATCACCCCGGCAGAACAAAGAAAAATCAAAGATATTGAGCGGAAAATCGGCAAGAAAATGGAACATTCACAAGTTCCTGCCGGTGATGAAGTGGTGAAAAACCAATTGGCCGGTTATCTCAAGGAATTGATTGAAGCACCTGTTGACAATAAATCTTTTACAGAATGGAGGGCTATGGCTGAAAAAGAATTGGCAGCTATTTCCAAAGAAGAACTGATCGAAAAAATCCTGGCACTTAAGCTGAAAGATATCGTAACAGAACACAGCAATGCACCCGACCTCAACCGAAAGGCAGGTAGAGGTAGTAGAGATGGCGGATCATCTTATGGCAGCGATCGCGATAAATTCGCCACTCTTTTTATCAACCTCGGTGAAATGGATAAATTAGACAAAGGAGGTATGCTGCGCTTTATTTGCGAGAATTCAAATGCAGAAGGATCTGCTGTTGGTAAAATTGATGTGAAACGCGAATTCAGTTTCGTGGATGTGCAAAAAGAATTGGCCGATGATATTATTGGACAATTGCGCGGAGCAAAAATGAAAAACCGTCCTGTAAAAGTTGAAGTGGCTGAAAGAAGTCAGTCAAGAGGAGGAGGAAACAGAAATAGTGGAGGAGGCAGAAATAAGAGGAAGGGTTTTAAAAAGAAATCATTCAATAAATCTGAAGGTTTTGAGCGCAAAAGAAAGCGGAAATACACTAAATAA
- a CDS encoding succinate dehydrogenase/fumarate reductase iron-sulfur subunit, with translation MNLTLKVWRQKNTEDNGKMAEYQLSDISPDMSFLEMMDVLNEQLINKGDDPIAFDHDCREGICGSCSMFINGRPHGPGELITTCQLHMRSFKDGDTIYIEPWRAKAFPVIKDLVVDRSSFDRIIQAGGYVSVNTSGNSQDANALPVQKENADKAFDAATCIGCGACVAACKNSSASLFVSAKISQLALLPQGKIEAEKRVLSMVGQMDKEGFGSCTNTGACEAECPKGISLENIARMNREFYKATVVSEE, from the coding sequence ATGAATTTGACACTAAAAGTTTGGAGACAGAAAAATACAGAAGACAATGGAAAAATGGCTGAATACCAGCTTAGTGATATTTCCCCCGATATGTCTTTTCTGGAAATGATGGATGTGCTCAACGAGCAACTGATCAATAAAGGGGATGACCCAATAGCTTTTGATCACGATTGTCGTGAAGGGATTTGTGGATCCTGTAGTATGTTTATCAATGGCAGGCCACATGGGCCGGGCGAGCTGATCACCACCTGTCAGTTGCATATGCGCAGTTTTAAAGATGGCGATACCATATATATTGAACCCTGGAGGGCCAAAGCTTTTCCCGTAATTAAAGACCTGGTAGTAGATCGTTCTTCATTTGACCGCATTATCCAGGCAGGAGGTTATGTTTCCGTAAACACCAGTGGAAACAGCCAGGATGCCAATGCACTTCCAGTGCAAAAAGAAAATGCCGATAAGGCTTTTGATGCAGCCACCTGTATAGGTTGTGGTGCCTGTGTTGCAGCTTGCAAAAATTCATCGGCTTCATTGTTTGTTTCTGCCAAGATCAGTCAGTTGGCACTATTGCCACAGGGAAAGATTGAAGCAGAAAAACGAGTGCTGAGCATGGTTGGCCAAATGGACAAGGAAGGATTTGGTAGCTGTACCAATACCGGTGCCTGTGAAGCGGAATGTCCGAAAGGAATTTCCCTGGAAAACATCGCACGTATGAACCGCGAGTTCTATAAAGCCACTGTTGTATCGGAGGAATAA
- a CDS encoding fumarate reductase/succinate dehydrogenase flavoprotein subunit: protein MSLNSKIPEGPIDKKWTNHKNNIRLVNPANKRSIDIIVIGTGLAGASAAASLAELGYNVKSFCFQDSPRRAHSIAAQGGINAAKNYQNDGDSTYRLFYDTVKGGDYRSREANVYRLAEVSANIIDQCVAQGVPFAREYGGLLDNRSFGGVQVSRTFYAKGQTGQQLLLGAYSAMSRQISKGKIKMYNRHEMLDIVKVDGKARGIIARNLITGEIERHSGHAVVLCSGGYGNVFFLSTNAMGSNVTATWKAHKKGAYFANPCFTQIHPTCIPVSGDYQSKLTLMSESLRNDGRIWVPKNKEDVEGIRNGSVKPEKIKEEDRDYYLERRYPAFGNLVPRDVASRAAKERCDAGFGVNKTGQAVFLDFAAAIERYGKIEANTKGLNPDDKALVKELGTEVVKAKYGNLFQMYEKITDDNPYVTPMKIYPAVHYTMGGIWVDYNLMTTIPGCFACGEANFSDHGANRLGASALMQGLADGYFVIPYTIGDYLADDIRTGEIPTNTAEFDEAENEVKARLEKLSAINGKRSVDFFHKALGHIMWEYCGMARNEEGLKKAISEIQKLRKEFWEDVKVSGELNEFNPELEKAGRVADFLELGELMCIDALNRNESCGGHFREESQTEEGEAKRNDAEYTFVSAWEYTGTPEQPKLNKEELTYENIELKQRSYK from the coding sequence ATGAGTTTAAATTCAAAAATTCCCGAAGGCCCGATAGATAAAAAATGGACCAATCATAAAAACAATATCCGACTGGTCAATCCGGCCAATAAACGCTCAATTGATATAATCGTAATAGGTACAGGGCTGGCCGGAGCTTCTGCTGCCGCTTCGCTTGCAGAATTGGGCTACAATGTAAAATCATTCTGCTTCCAGGATTCTCCGCGCAGGGCGCACTCCATTGCAGCACAGGGCGGAATCAATGCAGCCAAGAATTACCAGAATGACGGGGATTCCACCTATCGCTTGTTTTACGACACCGTAAAAGGTGGCGACTACCGCTCTCGCGAAGCCAATGTTTACAGATTGGCAGAAGTTTCTGCAAACATTATCGATCAATGTGTAGCACAGGGCGTGCCATTTGCCAGGGAATACGGTGGCTTGTTGGACAATCGTTCTTTCGGTGGTGTTCAAGTTTCAAGAACTTTTTATGCCAAAGGACAAACCGGACAGCAATTGTTGCTGGGTGCATACTCGGCCATGTCCCGTCAAATTTCCAAGGGAAAAATAAAAATGTACAATCGCCACGAAATGCTAGACATAGTAAAAGTGGACGGTAAAGCCAGAGGTATAATCGCAAGGAATTTAATTACTGGAGAAATAGAAAGACATTCAGGTCATGCCGTGGTATTGTGCTCCGGTGGATATGGAAACGTGTTTTTCCTTTCGACCAATGCAATGGGCTCAAACGTAACGGCTACCTGGAAAGCACATAAAAAAGGTGCCTATTTTGCCAATCCATGTTTTACGCAAATCCACCCAACTTGCATTCCCGTATCTGGTGACTATCAGTCAAAATTGACTTTGATGTCGGAATCCTTGAGAAACGATGGAAGAATTTGGGTGCCCAAAAACAAGGAAGATGTTGAAGGAATCAGAAATGGATCAGTAAAGCCTGAAAAAATAAAAGAAGAAGATCGCGATTATTATTTGGAAAGAAGATATCCAGCTTTTGGAAATTTAGTACCTCGTGATGTTGCCTCCAGAGCGGCCAAAGAAAGATGTGATGCTGGCTTTGGCGTGAACAAAACAGGACAGGCAGTTTTCTTGGATTTTGCTGCGGCCATTGAGCGCTACGGAAAAATCGAAGCCAACACCAAAGGATTGAATCCCGATGACAAGGCGCTGGTAAAAGAGTTGGGGACAGAAGTAGTAAAAGCCAAATACGGCAACTTGTTTCAGATGTATGAAAAAATCACGGACGACAATCCATACGTAACACCTATGAAAATTTACCCTGCAGTGCATTATACTATGGGCGGCATTTGGGTAGATTACAATTTAATGACCACCATTCCCGGCTGTTTTGCCTGTGGCGAGGCCAATTTTTCCGATCACGGAGCCAACAGGCTTGGTGCTTCTGCATTGATGCAGGGACTGGCCGATGGTTATTTTGTGATCCCCTATACCATTGGTGATTATCTGGCGGATGATATCAGAACTGGTGAAATACCAACTAATACTGCCGAATTTGACGAAGCTGAAAATGAAGTGAAAGCCCGTCTTGAAAAACTTTCCGCCATCAATGGAAAACGCAGCGTAGATTTTTTCCACAAAGCACTGGGACACATCATGTGGGAATATTGCGGAATGGCCAGAAATGAAGAAGGCTTGAAAAAGGCCATTTCAGAAATTCAAAAATTGAGAAAGGAATTTTGGGAAGATGTAAAAGTCTCAGGCGAGCTGAATGAGTTCAATCCAGAATTGGAAAAAGCCGGTCGTGTTGCAGATTTCCTCGAATTGGGAGAGCTGATGTGCATAGATGCATTGAACAGAAATGAATCCTGTGGCGGGCACTTCCGTGAAGAATCACAAACAGAAGAAGGAGAGGCCAAGAGGAATGATGCTGAATATACTTTTGTATCTGCCTGGGAATATACGGGAACACCCGAGCAGCCTAAATTGAATAAAGAAGAATTGACGTACGAAAATATTGAACTGAAACAGAGGAGTTATAAGTAG
- a CDS encoding succinate dehydrogenase cytochrome b subunit, giving the protein MSLVNSTIGKKLWMALTGLFLCVFLIGHLAGNLQLFIPGEAGRLQFNEYAKFMTSNPVIRILSIVTFASVILHVVDAAILSRKNRAARPVKYNYSKASENSLWSSRNMGILGTLILAFIVLHLSNFWYKTHFGGLEMDANGNKDLYAAVMFSFDKLWYVVVYVLAMIPIGFHLVHGFQSGFQTLGINHSKYSPLIKKFGLLFAVIIPVAFALIPVNLYLGNPIGQLLFN; this is encoded by the coding sequence ATGAGTTTGGTCAACAGTACTATTGGTAAAAAACTTTGGATGGCATTGACAGGGCTTTTCCTGTGTGTCTTTCTGATCGGTCACCTGGCCGGCAATCTGCAATTGTTCATACCCGGAGAAGCCGGACGCCTGCAATTCAATGAATATGCAAAATTCATGACCAGCAATCCGGTGATTAGGATTCTGTCTATTGTCACCTTTGCAAGTGTTATCCTTCACGTGGTAGATGCAGCAATCTTGTCAAGAAAAAACAGAGCTGCAAGACCTGTAAAATACAACTACAGCAAAGCCAGTGAAAACAGCCTTTGGTCTTCCCGCAACATGGGCATCCTCGGTACGCTGATCCTGGCTTTTATTGTTTTGCACCTTTCCAATTTCTGGTACAAAACACATTTTGGCGGTCTGGAGATGGATGCCAATGGCAACAAAGACCTGTATGCAGCGGTAATGTTCTCTTTTGACAAGTTGTGGTATGTAGTGGTTTATGTGCTGGCTATGATCCCCATCGGGTTTCACCTGGTGCATGGATTCCAAAGTGGCTTCCAGACCCTGGGCATCAACCATTCAAAATACAGTCCGCTGATCAAAAAATTCGGTTTGTTGTTCGCAGTGATCATACCGGTGGCATTTGCGCTTATCCCGGTGAATTTATATTTGGGAAATCCCATAGGCCAACTGCTTTTTAATTAA